One Homo sapiens chromosome 3, GRCh38.p14 Primary Assembly genomic window carries:
- the IL17RE gene encoding interleukin-17 receptor E isoform X10: MGSSRLAALLLPLLLIVIDLSDSAGIGFRHLPHWNTRCPLASHTDDSFTGSSAYIPCRTWWALFSTKPWCVRVWHCSRCLCQHLLSGGSGLQRGLFHLLVQKSKKSSTFKFYRRHKMPAPAQRKLLPRRHLSEKSHHISIPSPDISHKGLRSKRTQPSDPETWESLPRLDSQRHGGPEFSFDLLPEARAIRVTISSGPEVSVRLCHQWALECEELSSPYDVQKIVSGGHTVELPYEFLLPCLCIEASYLQEDTVRRKKCPFQSWPEAYGSDFWKSVHFTDYSQHTQMVMALTLRCPLKLEAALCQRHDWHTLCKDLPNATARESDGWYVLEKVDLHPQLCFKFSFGNSSHVECPHQTGPGLKPSVTRPHHSLPEARVLCPG; this comes from the exons ATGGGGAGCTCCAGACTGGCAGCCCTGCTCCTGCCTCTCCTCCTCATAGTCATCGACCTCTCTGACTCTGCTGGGATTGGCTTTCGCCACCTGCCCCACTGGAACACCCGCTGTCCTCTGGCCTCCCACACG GATGACAGTTTCACTG GAAGTTCTGCCTATATCCCTTGCCGCACCTGGTGGGCCCTCTTCTCCACAAAGCCTTGGTGTGTGCGAGTCTGGCACTGTTCCCGCTGTTTGTGCCAGCATCTGCTGTCAGGTGGCTCAG GTCTTCAACGGGGCCTCTTCCACCTCCTGGTGCAGAAATCCAAAAAGTCTTCCACATTCAAGTTCTATAGGAGACACAAGATGCCAGCACCTGCTCAG AGGAAGCTGCTGCCTCGTCGTCACCTGTCTGAGAAGAGCCATCACATTTCCATCCCCTCCCCAGACATCTCCCACAAGGGACTTCGCTCTAAAAGGACCCAACCTTCGGATCCAGAGACATGGGAAAGTCTTCCCAGATTGGACTCACAAAGGCATGGAG GACCCGAGTTCTCCTTTGATTTGCTGCCTGAGGCCCGGGCTATTCGGGTGACCATATCTTCAGGCCCTGAGGTCAGCGTGCGTCTTTGTCACCAGTGGGCACTGGAGTGTGAAGAGCTGAGCAGTCCCTATGATGTCCAG AAAATTGTGTCTGGGGGCCACACTGTAGAGCTGCCTTATGAATTCCTTCTGCCCTGTCTGTGCATAGAG GCATCCTACCTGCAAGAGGACACTGTGAGGCGCAAAAAATGTCCCTTCCAGAGCTGGCCAGAAGCCT ATGGCTCGGACTTCTGGAAGTCAGTGCACTTCACTGACTACAGCCAGCACACTCAGATGGTCATGGCCCTGACACTCCGCTGCCCACTGAAGCTGGAAGCTGCCCTCTGCCAGAGGCACGACTGGCATACCCTTTGCAAAGACCTCCCGAATGCCACAGCTCGAGAGTCAGATGGG TGGTATGTTTTGGAGAAGGTGGACCTGCACCCCCAGCTCTGCTTCAAG TTCTCTTTTGGAAACAGCAGCCATGTTGAATGCCCCCACCAGACTG GCCCGGGGCTCAAGCCCAGTGTCACTAGACCTCATCATTCCCTTCCTGAGGCCAGGGTGCTGTGTCCTG GCTAG
- the IL17RE gene encoding interleukin-17 receptor E isoform X1, with protein MGSSRLAALLLPLLLIVIDLSDSAGIGFRHLPHWNTRCPLASHTDDSFTGSSAYIPCRTWWALFSTKPWCVRVWHCSRCLCQHLLSGGSGLQRGLFHLLVQKSKKSSTFKFYRRHKMPAPAQRKLLPRRHLSEKSHHISIPSPDISHKGLRSKRTQPSDPETWESLPRLDSQRHGGPEFSFDLLPEARAIRVTISSGPEVSVRLCHQWALECEELSSPYDVQKIVSGGHTVELPYEFLLPCLCIEASYLQEDTVRRKKCPFQSWPEAYGSDFWKSVHFTDYSQHTQMVMALTLRCPLKLEAALCQRHDWHTLCKDLPNATARESDGWYVLEKVDLHPQLCFKFSFGNSSHVECPHQTGSLTSWNVSMDTQAQQLILHFSSRMHATFSAAWSLPGLGQDTLVPPVYTVSQARGSSPVSLDLIIPFLRPGCCVLVWRSDVQFAWKHLLCPDVSYRHLGLLILALLALLTLLGVVLALTCRRPQSGPGPARPVLLLHAADSEAQRRLVGALAELLRAALGGGRDVIVDLWEGRHVARVGPLPWLWAARTRVAREQGTVLLLWSGADLRPVSGPDPRAAPLLALLHAAPRPLLLLAYFSRLCAKGDIPPPLRALPRYRLLRDLPRLLRALDARPFAEATSWGRLGARQRRQSRLELCSRLEREAARLADLG; from the exons ATGGGGAGCTCCAGACTGGCAGCCCTGCTCCTGCCTCTCCTCCTCATAGTCATCGACCTCTCTGACTCTGCTGGGATTGGCTTTCGCCACCTGCCCCACTGGAACACCCGCTGTCCTCTGGCCTCCCACACG GATGACAGTTTCACTG GAAGTTCTGCCTATATCCCTTGCCGCACCTGGTGGGCCCTCTTCTCCACAAAGCCTTGGTGTGTGCGAGTCTGGCACTGTTCCCGCTGTTTGTGCCAGCATCTGCTGTCAGGTGGCTCAG GTCTTCAACGGGGCCTCTTCCACCTCCTGGTGCAGAAATCCAAAAAGTCTTCCACATTCAAGTTCTATAGGAGACACAAGATGCCAGCACCTGCTCAG AGGAAGCTGCTGCCTCGTCGTCACCTGTCTGAGAAGAGCCATCACATTTCCATCCCCTCCCCAGACATCTCCCACAAGGGACTTCGCTCTAAAAGGACCCAACCTTCGGATCCAGAGACATGGGAAAGTCTTCCCAGATTGGACTCACAAAGGCATGGAG GACCCGAGTTCTCCTTTGATTTGCTGCCTGAGGCCCGGGCTATTCGGGTGACCATATCTTCAGGCCCTGAGGTCAGCGTGCGTCTTTGTCACCAGTGGGCACTGGAGTGTGAAGAGCTGAGCAGTCCCTATGATGTCCAG AAAATTGTGTCTGGGGGCCACACTGTAGAGCTGCCTTATGAATTCCTTCTGCCCTGTCTGTGCATAGAG GCATCCTACCTGCAAGAGGACACTGTGAGGCGCAAAAAATGTCCCTTCCAGAGCTGGCCAGAAGCCT ATGGCTCGGACTTCTGGAAGTCAGTGCACTTCACTGACTACAGCCAGCACACTCAGATGGTCATGGCCCTGACACTCCGCTGCCCACTGAAGCTGGAAGCTGCCCTCTGCCAGAGGCACGACTGGCATACCCTTTGCAAAGACCTCCCGAATGCCACAGCTCGAGAGTCAGATGGG TGGTATGTTTTGGAGAAGGTGGACCTGCACCCCCAGCTCTGCTTCAAG TTCTCTTTTGGAAACAGCAGCCATGTTGAATGCCCCCACCAGACTG GGTCTCTCACATCCTGGAATGTAAGCATGGATACCCAAGCCCAGCAGCTGATTCTTCACTTCTCCTCAAGAATGCATGCCACCTTCAGTGCTGCCTGGAGCCTCCCAGGCTTGGGGCAGGACACTTTGGTGCCCCCCGTGTACACTGTCAGCCAG GCCCGGGGCTCAAGCCCAGTGTCACTAGACCTCATCATTCCCTTCCTGAGGCCAGGGTGCTGTGTCCTG GTGTGGCGGTCAGATGTCCAGTTTGCCTGGAAGCACCTCTTGTGTCCGGATG TCTCTTACAGACACCTGGGGCTCTTGATCCTGGCACTGCTGGCCCTCCTCACCCTACTGGGTGTTGTTCTGGCCCTCACCTGCCGGCGCCCACAGTCAG gcccgggcCCAGCGCGGCCAGTGCTCCTCCTGCACGCGGCGGACTCGGAGGCGCAGCGGCGCCTGGTGGGAGCGCTGGCTGAACTGCTACGGGCAGCGCTGGGCGGCGGGCGCGACGTGATCGTGGACCTGTGGGAGGGGAGGCACGTGGCGCGCGTGGGCCCGCTGCCGTGGCTCTGGGCGGCGCGGACGCGCGTAGCGCGGGAGCAGGGCACTGTGCTGCTGCTGTGGAGCGGCGCCGACCTTCGCCCGGTCAGCGGCCCCGACCCCCGCGCCGCGCCCCTGCTCGCCCTGCTCCACGCTGCCCCGCGCCCGCTGCTGCTGCTCGCTTACTTCAGTCGCCTCTGCGCCAAGGGCGACATCCCCCCGCCGCTGCGCGCCCTGCCGCGCTACCGCCTGCTGCGCGACCTGCCGCGTCTGCTGCGGGCGCTGGACGCGCGGCCTTTCGCAGAGGCCACCAGCTGGGGCCGCCTTGGGGCGCGGCAGCGCAGGCAGAGCCGCCTAGAGCTGTGCAGCCGGCTCGAACGAGAGGCCGCCCGACTTGCAGACCTAGGTTGA
- the IL17RE gene encoding interleukin-17 receptor E isoform X2, with translation MGSSRLAALLLPLLLIVIDLSDSAGIGFRHLPHWNTRCPLASHTDDSFTGLQRGLFHLLVQKSKKSSTFKFYRRHKMPAPAQRKLLPRRHLSEKSHHISIPSPDISHKGLRSKRTQPSDPETWESLPRLDSQRHGGPEFSFDLLPEARAIRVTISSGPEVSVRLCHQWALECEELSSPYDVQKIVSGGHTVELPYEFLLPCLCIEASYLQEDTVRRKKCPFQSWPEAYGSDFWKSVHFTDYSQHTQMVMALTLRCPLKLEAALCQRHDWHTLCKDLPNATARESDGWYVLEKVDLHPQLCFKFSFGNSSHVECPHQTGSLTSWNVSMDTQAQQLILHFSSRMHATFSAAWSLPGLGQDTLVPPVYTVSQARGSSPVSLDLIIPFLRPGCCVLVWRSDVQFAWKHLLCPDVSYRHLGLLILALLALLTLLGVVLALTCRRPQSGPGPARPVLLLHAADSEAQRRLVGALAELLRAALGGGRDVIVDLWEGRHVARVGPLPWLWAARTRVAREQGTVLLLWSGADLRPVSGPDPRAAPLLALLHAAPRPLLLLAYFSRLCAKGDIPPPLRALPRYRLLRDLPRLLRALDARPFAEATSWGRLGARQRRQSRLELCSRLEREAARLADLG, from the exons ATGGGGAGCTCCAGACTGGCAGCCCTGCTCCTGCCTCTCCTCCTCATAGTCATCGACCTCTCTGACTCTGCTGGGATTGGCTTTCGCCACCTGCCCCACTGGAACACCCGCTGTCCTCTGGCCTCCCACACG GATGACAGTTTCACTG GTCTTCAACGGGGCCTCTTCCACCTCCTGGTGCAGAAATCCAAAAAGTCTTCCACATTCAAGTTCTATAGGAGACACAAGATGCCAGCACCTGCTCAG AGGAAGCTGCTGCCTCGTCGTCACCTGTCTGAGAAGAGCCATCACATTTCCATCCCCTCCCCAGACATCTCCCACAAGGGACTTCGCTCTAAAAGGACCCAACCTTCGGATCCAGAGACATGGGAAAGTCTTCCCAGATTGGACTCACAAAGGCATGGAG GACCCGAGTTCTCCTTTGATTTGCTGCCTGAGGCCCGGGCTATTCGGGTGACCATATCTTCAGGCCCTGAGGTCAGCGTGCGTCTTTGTCACCAGTGGGCACTGGAGTGTGAAGAGCTGAGCAGTCCCTATGATGTCCAG AAAATTGTGTCTGGGGGCCACACTGTAGAGCTGCCTTATGAATTCCTTCTGCCCTGTCTGTGCATAGAG GCATCCTACCTGCAAGAGGACACTGTGAGGCGCAAAAAATGTCCCTTCCAGAGCTGGCCAGAAGCCT ATGGCTCGGACTTCTGGAAGTCAGTGCACTTCACTGACTACAGCCAGCACACTCAGATGGTCATGGCCCTGACACTCCGCTGCCCACTGAAGCTGGAAGCTGCCCTCTGCCAGAGGCACGACTGGCATACCCTTTGCAAAGACCTCCCGAATGCCACAGCTCGAGAGTCAGATGGG TGGTATGTTTTGGAGAAGGTGGACCTGCACCCCCAGCTCTGCTTCAAG TTCTCTTTTGGAAACAGCAGCCATGTTGAATGCCCCCACCAGACTG GGTCTCTCACATCCTGGAATGTAAGCATGGATACCCAAGCCCAGCAGCTGATTCTTCACTTCTCCTCAAGAATGCATGCCACCTTCAGTGCTGCCTGGAGCCTCCCAGGCTTGGGGCAGGACACTTTGGTGCCCCCCGTGTACACTGTCAGCCAG GCCCGGGGCTCAAGCCCAGTGTCACTAGACCTCATCATTCCCTTCCTGAGGCCAGGGTGCTGTGTCCTG GTGTGGCGGTCAGATGTCCAGTTTGCCTGGAAGCACCTCTTGTGTCCGGATG TCTCTTACAGACACCTGGGGCTCTTGATCCTGGCACTGCTGGCCCTCCTCACCCTACTGGGTGTTGTTCTGGCCCTCACCTGCCGGCGCCCACAGTCAG gcccgggcCCAGCGCGGCCAGTGCTCCTCCTGCACGCGGCGGACTCGGAGGCGCAGCGGCGCCTGGTGGGAGCGCTGGCTGAACTGCTACGGGCAGCGCTGGGCGGCGGGCGCGACGTGATCGTGGACCTGTGGGAGGGGAGGCACGTGGCGCGCGTGGGCCCGCTGCCGTGGCTCTGGGCGGCGCGGACGCGCGTAGCGCGGGAGCAGGGCACTGTGCTGCTGCTGTGGAGCGGCGCCGACCTTCGCCCGGTCAGCGGCCCCGACCCCCGCGCCGCGCCCCTGCTCGCCCTGCTCCACGCTGCCCCGCGCCCGCTGCTGCTGCTCGCTTACTTCAGTCGCCTCTGCGCCAAGGGCGACATCCCCCCGCCGCTGCGCGCCCTGCCGCGCTACCGCCTGCTGCGCGACCTGCCGCGTCTGCTGCGGGCGCTGGACGCGCGGCCTTTCGCAGAGGCCACCAGCTGGGGCCGCCTTGGGGCGCGGCAGCGCAGGCAGAGCCGCCTAGAGCTGTGCAGCCGGCTCGAACGAGAGGCCGCCCGACTTGCAGACCTAGGTTGA
- the IL17RE gene encoding interleukin-17 receptor E isoform X3 produces MGASPNLMLAPFLLLLTHSRSPLSFRPCSHVPGALIAQKPMGSSRLAALLLPLLLIVIDLSDSAGIGFRHLPHWNTRCPLASHTDDSFTGLQRGLFHLLVQKSKKSSTFKFYRRHKMPAPAQRKLLPRRHLSEKSHHISIPSPDISHKGLRSKRTQPSDPETWESLPRLDSQRHGGPEFSFDLLPEARAIRVTISSGPEVSVRLCHQWALECEELSSPYDVQKIVSGGHTVELPYEFLLPCLCIEASYLQEDTVRRKKCPFQSWPEAYGSDFWKSVHFTDYSQHTQMVMALTLRCPLKLEAALCQRHDWHTLCKDLPNATARESDGWYVLEKVDLHPQLCFKFSFGNSSHVECPHQTGSLTSWNVSMDTQAQQLILHFSSRMHATFSAAWSLPGLGQDTLVPPVYTVSQARGSSPVSLDLIIPFLRPGCCVLVWRSDVQFAWKHLLCPDVSYRHLGLLILALLALLTLLGVVLALTCRRPQSGPGPARPVLLLHAADSEAQRRLVGALAELLRAALGGGRDVIVDLWEGRHVARVGPLPWLWAARTRVAREQGTVLLLWSGADLRPVSGPDPRAAPLLALLHAAPRPLLLLAYFSRLCAKGDIPPPLRALPRYRLLRDLPRLLRALDARPFAEATSWGRLGARQRRQSRLELCSRLEREAARLADLG; encoded by the exons ATGGGTGCGTCCCCCAACCTGATGCTAGCCCCTTTCCTGTTACTTCTCACCCACAGCAGGAGCCCCTTGTCTTTCAG GCCATGCAGCCATGTTCCGGGAGCCCTAATTGCACAGAAGCCCATGGGGAGCTCCAGACTGGCAGCCCTGCTCCTGCCTCTCCTCCTCATAGTCATCGACCTCTCTGACTCTGCTGGGATTGGCTTTCGCCACCTGCCCCACTGGAACACCCGCTGTCCTCTGGCCTCCCACACG GATGACAGTTTCACTG GTCTTCAACGGGGCCTCTTCCACCTCCTGGTGCAGAAATCCAAAAAGTCTTCCACATTCAAGTTCTATAGGAGACACAAGATGCCAGCACCTGCTCAG AGGAAGCTGCTGCCTCGTCGTCACCTGTCTGAGAAGAGCCATCACATTTCCATCCCCTCCCCAGACATCTCCCACAAGGGACTTCGCTCTAAAAGGACCCAACCTTCGGATCCAGAGACATGGGAAAGTCTTCCCAGATTGGACTCACAAAGGCATGGAG GACCCGAGTTCTCCTTTGATTTGCTGCCTGAGGCCCGGGCTATTCGGGTGACCATATCTTCAGGCCCTGAGGTCAGCGTGCGTCTTTGTCACCAGTGGGCACTGGAGTGTGAAGAGCTGAGCAGTCCCTATGATGTCCAG AAAATTGTGTCTGGGGGCCACACTGTAGAGCTGCCTTATGAATTCCTTCTGCCCTGTCTGTGCATAGAG GCATCCTACCTGCAAGAGGACACTGTGAGGCGCAAAAAATGTCCCTTCCAGAGCTGGCCAGAAGCCT ATGGCTCGGACTTCTGGAAGTCAGTGCACTTCACTGACTACAGCCAGCACACTCAGATGGTCATGGCCCTGACACTCCGCTGCCCACTGAAGCTGGAAGCTGCCCTCTGCCAGAGGCACGACTGGCATACCCTTTGCAAAGACCTCCCGAATGCCACAGCTCGAGAGTCAGATGGG TGGTATGTTTTGGAGAAGGTGGACCTGCACCCCCAGCTCTGCTTCAAG TTCTCTTTTGGAAACAGCAGCCATGTTGAATGCCCCCACCAGACTG GGTCTCTCACATCCTGGAATGTAAGCATGGATACCCAAGCCCAGCAGCTGATTCTTCACTTCTCCTCAAGAATGCATGCCACCTTCAGTGCTGCCTGGAGCCTCCCAGGCTTGGGGCAGGACACTTTGGTGCCCCCCGTGTACACTGTCAGCCAG GCCCGGGGCTCAAGCCCAGTGTCACTAGACCTCATCATTCCCTTCCTGAGGCCAGGGTGCTGTGTCCTG GTGTGGCGGTCAGATGTCCAGTTTGCCTGGAAGCACCTCTTGTGTCCGGATG TCTCTTACAGACACCTGGGGCTCTTGATCCTGGCACTGCTGGCCCTCCTCACCCTACTGGGTGTTGTTCTGGCCCTCACCTGCCGGCGCCCACAGTCAG gcccgggcCCAGCGCGGCCAGTGCTCCTCCTGCACGCGGCGGACTCGGAGGCGCAGCGGCGCCTGGTGGGAGCGCTGGCTGAACTGCTACGGGCAGCGCTGGGCGGCGGGCGCGACGTGATCGTGGACCTGTGGGAGGGGAGGCACGTGGCGCGCGTGGGCCCGCTGCCGTGGCTCTGGGCGGCGCGGACGCGCGTAGCGCGGGAGCAGGGCACTGTGCTGCTGCTGTGGAGCGGCGCCGACCTTCGCCCGGTCAGCGGCCCCGACCCCCGCGCCGCGCCCCTGCTCGCCCTGCTCCACGCTGCCCCGCGCCCGCTGCTGCTGCTCGCTTACTTCAGTCGCCTCTGCGCCAAGGGCGACATCCCCCCGCCGCTGCGCGCCCTGCCGCGCTACCGCCTGCTGCGCGACCTGCCGCGTCTGCTGCGGGCGCTGGACGCGCGGCCTTTCGCAGAGGCCACCAGCTGGGGCCGCCTTGGGGCGCGGCAGCGCAGGCAGAGCCGCCTAGAGCTGTGCAGCCGGCTCGAACGAGAGGCCGCCCGACTTGCAGACCTAGGTTGA
- the IL17RE gene encoding interleukin-17 receptor E isoform 5 (isoform 5 is encoded by transcript variant 5) gives MGASPNLMLAPFLLLLTHSRSPLSFRPCSHVPGALIAQKPMGSSRLAALLLPLLLIVIDLSDSAGIGFRHLPHWNTRCPLASHTDDSFTGSSAYIPCRTWWALFSTKPWCVRVWHCSRCLCQHLLSGGSGLQRGLFHLLVQKSKKSSTFKFYRRHKMPAPAQRKLLPRRHLSEKSHHISIPSPDISHKGLRSKRTQPSDPETWESLPRLDSQRHGGPEFSFDLLPEARAIRVTISSGPEVSVRLCHQWALECEELSSPYDVQKIVSGGHTVELPYEFLLPCLCIEASYLQEDTVRRKKCPFQSWPEAYGSDFWKSVHFTDYSQHTQMVMALTLRCPLKLEAALCQRHDWHTLCKDLPNATARESDGWYVLEKVDLHPQLCFKFSFGNSSHVECPHQTGSLTSWNVSMDTQAQQLILHFSSRMHATFSAAWSLPGLGQDTLVPPVYTVSQARGSSPVSLDLIIPFLRPGCCVLVWRSDVQFAWKHLLCPDVSYRHLGLLILALLALLTLLGVVLALTCRRPQSGPGPARPVLLLHAADSEAQRRLVGALAELLRAALGGGRDVIVDLWEGRHVARVGPLPWLWAARTRVAREQGTVLLLWSGADLRPVSGPDPRAAPLLALLHAAPRPLLLLAYFSRLCAKGDIPPPLRALPRYRLLRDLPRLLRALDARPFAEATSWGRLGARQRRQSRLELCSRLEREAARLADLG, from the exons ATGGGTGCGTCCCCCAACCTGATGCTAGCCCCTTTCCTGTTACTTCTCACCCACAGCAGGAGCCCCTTGTCTTTCAG GCCATGCAGCCATGTTCCGGGAGCCCTAATTGCACAGAAGCCCATGGGGAGCTCCAGACTGGCAGCCCTGCTCCTGCCTCTCCTCCTCATAGTCATCGACCTCTCTGACTCTGCTGGGATTGGCTTTCGCCACCTGCCCCACTGGAACACCCGCTGTCCTCTGGCCTCCCACACG GATGACAGTTTCACTG GAAGTTCTGCCTATATCCCTTGCCGCACCTGGTGGGCCCTCTTCTCCACAAAGCCTTGGTGTGTGCGAGTCTGGCACTGTTCCCGCTGTTTGTGCCAGCATCTGCTGTCAGGTGGCTCAG GTCTTCAACGGGGCCTCTTCCACCTCCTGGTGCAGAAATCCAAAAAGTCTTCCACATTCAAGTTCTATAGGAGACACAAGATGCCAGCACCTGCTCAG AGGAAGCTGCTGCCTCGTCGTCACCTGTCTGAGAAGAGCCATCACATTTCCATCCCCTCCCCAGACATCTCCCACAAGGGACTTCGCTCTAAAAGGACCCAACCTTCGGATCCAGAGACATGGGAAAGTCTTCCCAGATTGGACTCACAAAGGCATGGAG GACCCGAGTTCTCCTTTGATTTGCTGCCTGAGGCCCGGGCTATTCGGGTGACCATATCTTCAGGCCCTGAGGTCAGCGTGCGTCTTTGTCACCAGTGGGCACTGGAGTGTGAAGAGCTGAGCAGTCCCTATGATGTCCAG AAAATTGTGTCTGGGGGCCACACTGTAGAGCTGCCTTATGAATTCCTTCTGCCCTGTCTGTGCATAGAG GCATCCTACCTGCAAGAGGACACTGTGAGGCGCAAAAAATGTCCCTTCCAGAGCTGGCCAGAAGCCT ATGGCTCGGACTTCTGGAAGTCAGTGCACTTCACTGACTACAGCCAGCACACTCAGATGGTCATGGCCCTGACACTCCGCTGCCCACTGAAGCTGGAAGCTGCCCTCTGCCAGAGGCACGACTGGCATACCCTTTGCAAAGACCTCCCGAATGCCACAGCTCGAGAGTCAGATGGG TGGTATGTTTTGGAGAAGGTGGACCTGCACCCCCAGCTCTGCTTCAAG TTCTCTTTTGGAAACAGCAGCCATGTTGAATGCCCCCACCAGACTG GGTCTCTCACATCCTGGAATGTAAGCATGGATACCCAAGCCCAGCAGCTGATTCTTCACTTCTCCTCAAGAATGCATGCCACCTTCAGTGCTGCCTGGAGCCTCCCAGGCTTGGGGCAGGACACTTTGGTGCCCCCCGTGTACACTGTCAGCCAG GCCCGGGGCTCAAGCCCAGTGTCACTAGACCTCATCATTCCCTTCCTGAGGCCAGGGTGCTGTGTCCTG GTGTGGCGGTCAGATGTCCAGTTTGCCTGGAAGCACCTCTTGTGTCCGGATG TCTCTTACAGACACCTGGGGCTCTTGATCCTGGCACTGCTGGCCCTCCTCACCCTACTGGGTGTTGTTCTGGCCCTCACCTGCCGGCGCCCACAGTCAG gcccgggcCCAGCGCGGCCAGTGCTCCTCCTGCACGCGGCGGACTCGGAGGCGCAGCGGCGCCTGGTGGGAGCGCTGGCTGAACTGCTACGGGCAGCGCTGGGCGGCGGGCGCGACGTGATCGTGGACCTGTGGGAGGGGAGGCACGTGGCGCGCGTGGGCCCGCTGCCGTGGCTCTGGGCGGCGCGGACGCGCGTAGCGCGGGAGCAGGGCACTGTGCTGCTGCTGTGGAGCGGCGCCGACCTTCGCCCGGTCAGCGGCCCCGACCCCCGCGCCGCGCCCCTGCTCGCCCTGCTCCACGCTGCCCCGCGCCCGCTGCTGCTGCTCGCTTACTTCAGTCGCCTCTGCGCCAAGGGCGACATCCCCCCGCCGCTGCGCGCCCTGCCGCGCTACCGCCTGCTGCGCGACCTGCCGCGTCTGCTGCGGGCGCTGGACGCGCGGCCTTTCGCAGAGGCCACCAGCTGGGGCCGCCTTGGGGCGCGGCAGCGCAGGCAGAGCCGCCTAGAGCTGTGCAGCCGGCTCGAACGAGAGGCCGCCCGACTTGCAGACCTAGGTTGA
- the IL17RE gene encoding interleukin-17 receptor E isoform X4: protein MGSSRLAALLLPLLLIVIDLSDSAGIGFRHLPHWNTRCPLASHTDDSFTGSSAYIPCRTWWALFSTKPWCVRVWHCSRCLCQHLLSGGSGLQRGLFHLLVQKSKKSSTFKFYRRHKMPAPAQRKLLPRRHLSEKSHHISIPSPDISHKGLRSKRTQPSDPETWESLPRLDSQRHGGPEFSFDLLPEARAIRVTISSGPEVSVRLCHQWALECEELSSPYDVQKIVSGGHTVELPYEFLLPCLCIEASYLQEDTVRRKKCPFQSWPEAYGSDFWKSVHFTDYSQHTQMVMALTLRCPLKLEAALCQRHDWHTLCKDLPNATARESDGWYVLEKVDLHPQLCFKFSFGNSSHVECPHQTGSLTSWNVSMDTQAQQLILHFSSRMHATFSAAWSLPGLGQDTLVPPVYTVSQARGSSPVSLDLIIPFLRPGCCVLLHASLSSPGGEDAWLIGVGGSVPSGVAVRCPVCLEAPLVSGCLLQTPGALDPGTAGPPHPTGCCSGPHLPAPTVRPGPSAASAPPARGGLGGAAAPGGSAG from the exons ATGGGGAGCTCCAGACTGGCAGCCCTGCTCCTGCCTCTCCTCCTCATAGTCATCGACCTCTCTGACTCTGCTGGGATTGGCTTTCGCCACCTGCCCCACTGGAACACCCGCTGTCCTCTGGCCTCCCACACG GATGACAGTTTCACTG GAAGTTCTGCCTATATCCCTTGCCGCACCTGGTGGGCCCTCTTCTCCACAAAGCCTTGGTGTGTGCGAGTCTGGCACTGTTCCCGCTGTTTGTGCCAGCATCTGCTGTCAGGTGGCTCAG GTCTTCAACGGGGCCTCTTCCACCTCCTGGTGCAGAAATCCAAAAAGTCTTCCACATTCAAGTTCTATAGGAGACACAAGATGCCAGCACCTGCTCAG AGGAAGCTGCTGCCTCGTCGTCACCTGTCTGAGAAGAGCCATCACATTTCCATCCCCTCCCCAGACATCTCCCACAAGGGACTTCGCTCTAAAAGGACCCAACCTTCGGATCCAGAGACATGGGAAAGTCTTCCCAGATTGGACTCACAAAGGCATGGAG GACCCGAGTTCTCCTTTGATTTGCTGCCTGAGGCCCGGGCTATTCGGGTGACCATATCTTCAGGCCCTGAGGTCAGCGTGCGTCTTTGTCACCAGTGGGCACTGGAGTGTGAAGAGCTGAGCAGTCCCTATGATGTCCAG AAAATTGTGTCTGGGGGCCACACTGTAGAGCTGCCTTATGAATTCCTTCTGCCCTGTCTGTGCATAGAG GCATCCTACCTGCAAGAGGACACTGTGAGGCGCAAAAAATGTCCCTTCCAGAGCTGGCCAGAAGCCT ATGGCTCGGACTTCTGGAAGTCAGTGCACTTCACTGACTACAGCCAGCACACTCAGATGGTCATGGCCCTGACACTCCGCTGCCCACTGAAGCTGGAAGCTGCCCTCTGCCAGAGGCACGACTGGCATACCCTTTGCAAAGACCTCCCGAATGCCACAGCTCGAGAGTCAGATGGG TGGTATGTTTTGGAGAAGGTGGACCTGCACCCCCAGCTCTGCTTCAAG TTCTCTTTTGGAAACAGCAGCCATGTTGAATGCCCCCACCAGACTG GGTCTCTCACATCCTGGAATGTAAGCATGGATACCCAAGCCCAGCAGCTGATTCTTCACTTCTCCTCAAGAATGCATGCCACCTTCAGTGCTGCCTGGAGCCTCCCAGGCTTGGGGCAGGACACTTTGGTGCCCCCCGTGTACACTGTCAGCCAG GCCCGGGGCTCAAGCCCAGTGTCACTAGACCTCATCATTCCCTTCCTGAGGCCAGGGTGCTGTGTCCTG ctcCATGCTTCACTCAGCTCCCCGGGAGGAGAAGATGCCTGGCTCATAGGGGTGGGGGGCTCTGTGCCCTCAGGTGTGGCGGTCAGATGTCCAGTTTGCCTGGAAGCACCTCTTGTGTCCGGATG TCTCTTACAGACACCTGGGGCTCTTGATCCTGGCACTGCTGGCCCTCCTCACCCTACTGGGTGTTGTTCTGGCCCTCACCTGCCGGCGCCCACAGTCAG gcccgggcCCAGCGCGGCCAGTGCTCCTCCTGCACGCGGCGGACTCGGAGGCGCAGCGGCGCCTGGTGGGAGCGCTGGCTGA